In Halichondria panicea chromosome 17, odHalPani1.1, whole genome shotgun sequence, a single window of DNA contains:
- the LOC135351086 gene encoding piggyBac transposable element-derived protein 4-like has protein sequence MELIGLLDTVSELEHTVRELEEDQEVCYDHDEPSDDDFETDLESDSDAAVEDDDEMVDGMAPTPKRRKLARDNGLQKAKSTGRYPVFGGVVGPVDQLDPSVTPCLDFVKLLWPDSLCEYIAEQTNLYARQCGAKGWSATNSAELWVFLGIVLEMGIHRLPEITDYWSKDPLLGVQCVSNVMSLKRFQSLWRYLHCEDNTSITDARKVTSKLKTVLETLKANYFMRYNPSQELSVDEMMIKYKGRKSGKIHMPKKPVKLGFKVWCCSCSCCGYLCVFDVYSGKLTDSSGKKIAVKGLVKNVVHRLLTPFYGHQHVVYMDNFYTSGPLIEELAKQNVFTVGTILKNAAGFPASLKDVVLDKGDYTSMTVGDISYSMFNDRRVVSFATNVFPDHMPHTVMRMHKDGTLRSQSVPPCLPAYNMYMGGVDNTGRMRKTYGYDRKCRRYWFRIFFQFLDVSVNNAYILYRHNCVRVGSKAMPLKGFRLELIHSLLGVPRTRSSASGLASLNIVFPPSQGARVSANSVGVSRGRCQVCVREKIPSREQQHTAMACPHCRIRICKGHSVIGHTCAS, from the coding sequence atgctgcagtggaggatgatgacgaaatggtcgatggcatggctccgactcccaaacggaggaagctggcgagggacaatggactccaaaaagctaagtccacaggaagataccccgtctttggcggtgtggtcggtcctgtcgatcaacttgatccgtctgtaactccatgcctagattttgttaagttactttggcccgatagtttgtgtgagtacatagccgaacagaccaacctgtacgctaggcagtgtggtgctaagggttggtcagctacaaacagtgccgaattgtgggtgtttttggggattgtactagagatgggcattcataggctccctgaaattacggactactggtccaaggatccccttttaggtgtacaatgtgtgagcaatgtaatgtcgctcaaaaggttccaaagtttatggcggtatctgcactgtgaggacaatacgtccatcactgatgcacgtaaggtaactagcaagctaaaaactgttttagagactcttaaagccaactacttcatgaggtataatcccagtcaggagctttccgttgatgagatgatgataaagtacaagggtcgtaaaagcgggaaaattcatatgcccaagaagcctgttaaactggggttcaaggtatggtgctgctcatgttcatgctgtgggtatctctgtgtgtttgatgtatacagtggtaagctcaccgattcctctgggaaaaagatagctgtgaaagggcttgtgaaaaatgtagtccatcgtttactcactcctttttatggtcatcagcatgttgtgtacatggacaacttttacacgtccggtccattgatagaagagttggctaagcaaaatgtgtttactgtcggcacaattttgaagaatgctgctggtttcccagcaagtcttaaggatgtggtactcgacaaaggtgactatacgtccatgactgttggtgatatttcttactctatgtttaacgaccgtagagttgtgtcctttgcaacaaatgtgttccctgaccatatgccccacactgtaatgcgaatgcacaaagacggtaccctacgctctcagagtgtccccccctgtctccctgcatataacatgtacatgggaggagttgacaatacagggcgtatgaggaaaacctatgggtacgatagaaagtgtcggcggtattggttcaggattttctttcaattccttgacgttagtgtgaataatgcatacattctatacaggcacaactgtgtcagggtgggttcaaaggccatgcctttgaaagggtttcgattggaactaattcatagtctattgggtgtgccacgtactcgtagcagtgcctcaggtctggccagtctaaatatcgttttccccccatcacagggcgcacgtgtgagtgcaaatagtgtcggagtgtctcgtgggcgctgtcaagtgtgtgttcgggagaagatccctagcagagagcagcaacacactgcaatggcatgtccccactgtcgcataagaatatgcaaaggacactctgttatcggacacacatgtgctagctaa
- the LOC135350837 gene encoding uncharacterized protein LOC135350837 codes for MAEGVNVGVLSSALAVSIQQAVSSGQLQLPQVPTSGANQSPISDRSDRPGRPRSTVTIDEILEIRSLHYKWNKIASILGISRATLYRRLEENGRSSQDGSMLDDNELDDVISGIKRDHPNDGERLVCGHLRARGLKVPRQAVRDSIHRTDHENVIARRCTVVRRRVYSAPHPNYVWHIDGHHKLIRWRFVIHGSIDGFSRTIIYVACTDNNRSETVLQLFTDSIRHYGVPNHVRSDHGGENVEVWRYMIAAHNNDYSCVITGSSVHNERIERLWRDVHRCVGSVFSQIFRSLESDGLLDPLNEVDLYCLHLIFLPRINKCISGFVDSWNHHPLSTEGNRTPYQLFFEGMLQTSEQELGTTANVDTSDVEGERVSVPRIKFIPCSILKQSFQTINPLEEAEDNGRGLFVDVLHTTGQHLNATCSQCIWM; via the exons ATGGCTGAAGGTGTGAATGTTGGAGTGTTGTCTAGTGCCCTGGCTGTTTCAATTCAGCAAGCAGTTAGCAGTGGTCAGTTACAGTTACCTCAAGTGCCAACAAGTGGTGCCAACCAGAGTCCCATTAGTGACAG gtCTGATCGTCCAGGAAGGCCGAGGTCCACTGTTACCATTGACGAAATACTGGAAATACGATCACTTCATTACAAATGGAATAAAATTGCGTCTATCTTGGGAATATCAAGAGCAACTTTGTACAGACGATTAGAAGAAAATGGAAGATCCTCACAGGATGGGTCGATGTTGGATGATAATGAGCTAGATGATGTGATCAGTGGTATAAAAAGAGATCACCCGAATGATGGGGAACGACTTGTCTGCGGCCACTTAAGAGCAAGGGGATTAAAAGTTCCTCGGCAAGCTGTCAGGGATTCCATTCATCGAACGGATCACGAAAATGTCATTGCGCGTCGCTGTACTGTTGTTAGACGCCGTGTGTACAGTGCCCCTCACCCAAATTATGTGTGGCACATTGATGGCCATCATAAACTTATAAGGTGGCGTTTTGTGATCCATGGTTCAATTGACGGCTTCTCCCGCACTATCATTTATGTGGCATGCACTGACAACAATCGTTCAGAAACTGTTCTCCAGCTCTTCACTGACAGTATCAGGCACTATGGTGTCCCTAACCATGTGAGATCAGATCACGGTGGAGAAAATGTGGAGGTATGGCGGTACATGATTGCTGCACACAATAATGATTACAGTTGTGTAATCACCGGGAGTTCTGTGCACAATGAAAGAATTGAGAGACTCTGGCGTGACGTTCATAGATGTGTTGGTTCCGTGTTTTCCCAAATCTTCCGATCTTTGGAAAGTGATGGACTTCTTGACCCCTTAAATGAAGTGGATCTTTACTGTTTGCATCTGATATTCCTGCCAAGAATAAACAAATGTATTTCAGGTTTTGTAGATAGTTGGAATCATCATCCTTTATCTACTGAAGGCAATCGAACTCCATACCAACTTTTTTTTGAAGGTATGCTGCAAACAAGCGAGCAAGAACTTGGTACTACAGCTAATGTGGACACTTCTGATGTTGAAGGAGAACGTGTATCAGTGCCAAGAATTAAGTTTATACCATGCTCAATTTTAAAACAAAGTTTCCAAACTATAAATCCCCTTGAAGAAGCAGAAGATAATGGTAGAGGACTCTTTGTCGACGTACTTCATACTACAGGACAGCATCTTAATGCTACTTGCTCACAATGTATTTGGATGTAA
- the LOC135350836 gene encoding uncharacterized protein LOC135350836, with translation MHCGNRKHNNTTGVCMCLQCEEIEMEKRVAAAISDSARQLGIESLKDKQLEAVLKFVEGHDIFVSLPTGYGKSIIYAVLPLVFDKLKDSSGSIVLCISPLSSLMVDQSSKFTRSGLKAEFVGEAQLDQEATKRVLDGVVQLVFITPENIMNNARYRDMLQSEVYMKKLVALIVDEAHCVKTWGDQFRRAFAALGDLRSIIPTEVNVMALTATATIETFNIVSKRLSMKEPVLVALPPDRGNIFYTLEPKIDLERLSEDLCYGLCRKRTAYPKTVVFVRRYRDCSDLYIALTRKLGEDMTDPPGYPNLSEYRLFDMFSSVQTSEKKEQVISSFLGTGMKLRLIIATSAFGLGIDCSDIRQIFHWGLPSNMEEYVQETGRAGRDGLDAKATLFEGKGGQHSSERLKEYVSNATVCRRKLLFEGFLKYYDGSVRMSRSRCCDLCVLSCEKFD, from the exons ATGCATTGCGGTAACCGCAAACACAACAATACTAcgggggtgtgcatgtgtttgcaGTGTGAAGAAATAGAGATGGAGAAGAGAGTAGCTGCAGCTATATCTGACAGTGCCCGACAACTAGGAATAGAAAGTCTCAAAGATAAACAGTTGGAAGCTGTCCTCAAGTTTGTTGAAGGCCATGACATATTTGTATCACTCCCTACTGGATATGGAAAATCTATCATATATGCCGTTCTGCCACTTGTATTTGACAAACTGAAAG ATTCGTCTGGAAGTATTGTTTTGTGTATCAGCCCTTTGTCGTCTCTCATGGTTGATCAAAGTTCTAAATTTACTCGGAGCGGTTTGAAAGCAGAATTTGTAGGAGAGGCACAACTTGACCAAGAAGCAACAAAGAGAGTGCTCGATGGAGTAGTGCAGTTAGTTTTTATAACTCCAGAGAACATTATGAACAATGCTCGATATAGAGATATGCTCCAGAGTGAAGTGTACATGAAGAAGCTTGTGGCATTAATAGTGGATGAAGCCCACTGTGTGAAAACATGGGGGGATCAATTTAGAAGAGCCTTTGCAGCACTTGGTGACTTACGCAGTATCATACCCACTGAAGTTAACGTGATGGCTCTCACAGCTACTGCCACTATAGAAACCTTTAATATTGTATCCAAACGACTAAGTATGAAGGAGCCAGTATTGGTTGCATTACCCCCTGATCGTGGTAATATCTTCTATACGTTAGAACCAAAGATTGATCTTGAAAGGTTGAGTGAGGATTTGTGTTACGGGCTGTGCCGAAAACGAACTGCGTACCCAAAAACTGTGGTATTTGTTCGCAGATATAGGGATTGTTCGGATTTATACATTGCTTTAACACGCAAGCTTGGTGAAGATATGACAGATCCTCCTGGGTACCCAAATCTTTCAGAATACCGGCTGTTTGATATGTTTAGCAGTGTTCAGACATCTGAAAAGAAAGAGCAAGTGATATCATCATTTTTAGGAACTGGAATGAAGCTGCGATTAATAATTGCCACATCAGCTTTTGGGCTTGGCATAGATTGTTCTGATATTCGACAAATTTTTCATTGGGGGTTACCATCAAACATGGAAGAATATGTCCAGGAGACTGGTCGTGCTGGTCGAGACGGTTTAGATGCTAAAGCAACCTTGTTTGAAGGAAAGGGTGGACAACATTCTTCTGAAAGACTAAAAGAGTATGTGAGCAATGCTACTGTTTGTAGGCGAAAACTTCTGTTCGAAGGTTTTTTGAAGTATTACGATGGTTCAGTAAGAATGAGCCGATCTAGATGCTGTGATTTATGTGTATTGTCTTGTGAGAAGTTTGATTAA
- the LOC135350838 gene encoding G2/M phase-specific E3 ubiquitin-protein ligase-like, producing the protein MAIAGNVSGSGTDDELPKVEFSLAPQRDLEERGVRKTNPIVSKHVVLQHQLRVLTGAADEEDRQRICVRRSHIVQDALCAFAKPSFHTSKMLKVTFIGEISVDDGGPRRELFSVLMRELFDKSGLFTGWPENAVPVHNVHALAENKFYITGKIVATSLVQGGPPPVCFSRAVADYIVFDEVRSSPDLQDIPDFEVRQNLEKMLTIVNVEELRSFTDEHLELRFECGYQKPTSSLQISDKEEILKTVWLHFVYFLPLAELQQLRKGLRETLQLEILMVQYPDDMHSFLATSIAFDVDGGDLLDWFVASYSERGSNKRKSEEAVYLMWSNYVMDCSDGDESGVSIGDILQFISGSRRLPAAGFPCIPSVHFTNEKILPKTSTCDVSITFPRSFDELP; encoded by the exons ATGGCAATTGCTGGCAATGTGTCAGGTAGCGGCACTGACGATGAGCTTCCCAAAGTGGAGTTTTCTCTTGCACCTCAACGTGATTTGGAAGAAAG GGGGGTTCGCAAAACAAATCCAATTGTATCCAAGCACGTAGTTCTCCAACATCAGTTGAGAGTACTAACTGGTGCAGCTGATGAGGAAGATCGACAACGGATATGTGTACGCCGTAGTCACATTGTACAAGATGCATTGTGTGCTTTCGCCAAACCTTCCTTTCACACCTCAAAGATGTTGAAGGTGACCTTCATTGGGGAGATTTCAGTGGATGATGGAGGTCCCAGGCGAGAGCTGTTCAGTGTACTCATGAGGGAGCTCTTTGACAAGAGTGGCCTTTTCACAGGCTGGCCTGAGAATGCTGTACCAGTGCACAATGTTCATGCCTTAGCTGAAAATAAGTTCTACATCACTGGAAAGATCGTTGCAACCAGCTTAGTACAAGGTGGGCCACCCCCAGTGTGCTTCAGCCGTGCTGTTGCAGACTATATTGTGTTTGACGAAGTGAGGAGTTCTCCAGACCTTCAAGATATACCTGACTTCGAAGTTCGGCAGAATCTTGAGAAG ATGCTAACTATTGTGAATGTTGAGGAACTCAGGTCATTCACTGATGAGCACCTTGAGCTTCGCTTTGAGTGTGGCTACCAGAAACCAACCAGCTCGCTGCAGATCTCAGATAAGGAGGAGATCCTGAAGACAGTGTGGCTCCATTTTGTGTATTTCCTCCCTCTTGCTGAGCTGCAACAGCTAAGGAAGGGATTGAGGGAGACCCTCCAGCTGGAAATTTTGATGGTCCAATACCCTGATGACATGCATTCGTTCCTTGCCACCTCAATTGCGTTTGATGTTGATGGTGGTGACCTCTTAGACTGGTTTGTGGCTAGCTACTCGGAAAGAGGAAGCAACAAAAGAAAGTCAGAGGAGGCTGTTTACCTCATGTGGAGCAACTATGTCATGGATTGCTCTG ATGGTGATGAATCAGGTGTGTCGATTGGTGACATTCTACAATTTATCTCTGGCTCTAGGAGGCTTCCAGCAGCTGGGTTTCCTTGTATCCCTAGTGTCCACTTCACAAATGAAAAGATTCTCCCTAAGACTTCAACATGTGACGTAAGCATCACCTTTCCAAGATCTTTTGACGagctgccataa
- the LOC135350834 gene encoding uncharacterized protein LOC135350834: MSVAIAHQKMDHYTCCLCKSTLPSDKRTRRKLHGESCKEVKEQLQGISVVPLANFEETSDPTAYLCRKCEQQVISFGNWTAKATALKKCIETLLSQLHCTRKRSISADAQSSTPKQPRLSLGPIRPSSSYIPPAESQKSPDVKVRINYKSGPKELKICTPARKTGIKRFARKSYKSLASTMVNSKDTLKPIVSEVCLKIKKEMKSLSSDQYDSILRDRIEAVKCFSWETVILDMEKMIPTLLSLLRQVVPQPAKHKPLICFLASLLIKSRHKRMGLVQRATSIMLYGNGSNKQIYMNLQPLNICLSYQGTLNLVEAISEGYDVAVEYWGDELKEKLTSLEQVDGCSSIPITHRKLAPAFLRDNDDDSDSDSHNYAPDFSPLSDMEFENFELFSEDSSCDDTHDVQAKDNEADSNDSEVQQTDDDDDSLSGQEDLDPTQADSSWNGFKIVGDNIDKNIKPSFQRHEIKGKSLHYFHSYAVKDRVDLSSLSDTTPEICDPDPSMLVPCADDISCILKEIEILLSRVIVQHMEGYKDQATKIIWHIQSKQNKEMALKSLVVPLGVLLHNENKLNEMCKILEHCVKFVPTRPAEGKYILPNGSILDFDDTRFFKILLGGDQLTVARVRGAQALRMSQDKAKDRLEGIVPVVEDWHARMTLMKTIWQRLYSVKSSRDKGTMYQLRNLINRTSVPTDPCDNMNSAEDYFLLLVHTHAIAAAKEILSYTSMDSVSDLAKAITTNFTYVSHLDFSQQTTEKQKTVDDSVHLYAVELLTLGLLWHGFHDAIKEGDGERIMRYWKFLLILFKSTNHPNYAKEAVNLLLQYNYLFSERQKSQLLWSRCVNTRGLPGTNIPCDLHMEHLNRRLKTVLRNMGANVNDKTVTKAGKCIAVVQRVCQAFEEQTSSTASRSDNHPYPKFGKDFDMVLNVLEQERVFTYTANRKHDTFSFSKGLLVKLSKKQLLNKVQTSIDQIYLV; the protein is encoded by the exons ATGAGTGTAGCTATAGCTCATCAGAAAATGGACCATTACACTTGCTGCCTGTGTAAATCAACGCTTCCTAGTGATAAGAGGACAAGGAGAAAACTGCATGGAGAAAGTTGCAAGGAAGTAAAAGAGCAATTACAAGGCATCTCAGTTGTTCCATTGGCCAACTTTGAAGAGACAAGTGACCCAACTGCATACTTATGCCGCAAATGTGAGCAACAGGTCATATCCTTTGGTAATTGGACTGCAAAAGCAACTGCACTGAAGAAATGTATTGAAACTCTTCTTTCTCAGCTACATTGCACTCGAAAAAGATCCATTTCCGCAGATGCTCAGTCAAGTACGCCAAAACAACCACGTTTATCACTAGGCCCTATTAGGCCTAGCAGTTCATATATTCCTCCTGCAGAGAGTCAGAAATCACCAGATGTCAAG GTTAGAATCAATTACAAATCCGGACCAAAAGAACTCAAGATATGCACTCCTGCGAGGAAAACAGGCATCAAACGTTTTGCACGGAAAAGTTATAAGTCACTGGCATCAACTATGGTCAATTCTAAGGATACTTTGAAACCAATTGTCTCGGAAGTGTGTCTTAAAATTAAAAAAGAGATGAAAAGCCTTAGCTCTGACCAATACGACTCCATTTTAAGGGACAGGATTGAAGCAGTAAAGTGTTTCAGCTGGGAAACAGTGATTTTGGATATGGAAAAAATGATTCCTACTCTACTTTCTTTATTGAGACAAGTAGTTCCACAACCAGCTAAGCATAAACCATTGATTTGTTTCTTAGCATCCCTACTAATAAAGTCGCGACACAAGCGCATGGGGCTGGTACAGCGTGCAACTTCAATCATGTTGTATGGAAATGGATCTAACAAACAG ATCTACATGAACCTTCAGCCTCTCAACATATGTTTGTCTTATCAAGGGACACTCAATCTTGTGGAAGCAATCAGTGAGGGGTATGATGTGGCTGTTGAATATTGGGGAGATGAATTAAAAGAGAAGTTAACGTCACTTGAGCAA gTTGATGGGTGTAGCTCAATCCCAATCACTCACCGAAAGCTTGCACCAGCCTTTTTAAGGGATAATGACGACGACTCTGACTCTGATAGTCACAATTATGCCCCAGATTTCAGTCCTTTGTCGGATATGGAATTTGAAAATTTTGAATTGTTTTCTGAAGATAGTTCATGTGATGACACACACGATGTTCAAGCGAAAGATAACGAAGCTGACAGTAATGACTCAGAAGTGCAGCAAACAGATGATGATGACGATTCGTTGTCCGGACAAGAAGATTTAGATCCCACACAAGCCGATTCGTCATGGAATGGCTTCAAGATCGTGGGTGATAATATTGATAAAAATATCAAACCATCTTTTCAGCGTCACGAAATTAAAGGAAAATCCCTCCACTATTTTCATTCGTACGCAGTGAAGGATAGAGTGGACCTATCTTCCCTCAGTGATACTACTCCAGAAATATGTGACCCTGACCCAAGCATGCTTGTGCCGTGTGCAGACGATATATCTTGCATATTGAAAGAAATAGAAATTCTTCTGTCCAG ggtTATTGTTCAGCACATGGAAGGATACAAAGATCAAGCAACGAAAATAATATGGCATATACAAAGCAAGCAAAACAAGGAGATGGCTCTAAAGTCTCTAGTG GTGCCACTTGGGGTACTCCTTCACAATGAAAATAAGCTTAATGAAATGTGTAAGATCCTGGAACACTGTGTGAAGTTTGTTCCTACCCGACCAGCTGAAGGAAAGTACATTCTTCCTAATGGGAGTATACTCGACTTTGATGATACACGATTCTTCAAAATACTTCTTGGTGGCGaccaactaacagtggccagAGTACGTGGTGCCCAAGCACTTCGAATGTCACAAGACAAGGCTAAAGACCGACTAGAAGGGATCGTTCCAGTAGTCGAGGATTGGCATGCCAGAATGACACTCATGAAG ACTATATGGCAACGGCTTTATTCTGTGAAGTCATCACGGGATAAAGGGACTATGTACCAACTGAGAAATTTGATTAATAGGACATCTGTACCAACTGATCCTTGTGACAACATGAACTCTGCTGAAGATTACTTCTTGCTGCTGGTGCATACACATGCCATTGCTGCTGCAAAGGAAATACTTTCATACACCTCGATGGATTCAGTTTCAGATCTTGCCAAAGCAATCACAACCAACTTTACATACGTTTCACATCTAGATTTTTCTCAGCAAACTACTGAAAAACAGAAGACAGTAGATGATAGTGTACATTTATACGCAGTTGAACTATTGACCCTAGGATTGTTGTGGCATGGCTTCCATGATGCCATCAAAGAGGGTGATGGGGAACGAATCATGAGGTATTGGAAGTTTTTGTTAATTCTATTTAAGTCGACCAATCACCCCAATTATGCTAAAGAGgcagtgaatttgttgctgcaATACAACTACTTGTTTTCTGAAAGGCAAAAGTCTCAACTTCTTTGGAGTAGATGCGTAAATACACGAGGGCTCCCTGGAACCAACATTCCGTGTGATCTTCACATGGAACATCTTAACAGAAGACTAAAGACAGTGCTAAGGAATATGGGAGCAAATGTCAACGACAAAACCGTTACAAAAGCTGGGAAGTGTATTGCTGTTGTGCAACGTGTCTGTCAAGCTTTTGAGGAACAAACTTCTTCTACGGCCTCACGCTCTGACAATCACCCCTACCCTAAATTTGGGAAGGACTTTGACATGGTGCTGAACGTTCTCGAACAAGAAAGAGTCTTTACGTATACAGCAAACAGAAAACATGATACTTTCAGTTTTTCTAAAGGACTACTCGTAAAACTATCTAAGAAGCAGCTTCTCAATAAAGTCCAGACTAGCATTGACCAGATATATTTGGTGTAA